From Bombus vancouverensis nearcticus chromosome 15, iyBomVanc1_principal, whole genome shotgun sequence, the proteins below share one genomic window:
- the mbc gene encoding dedicator of cytokinesis protein myoblast city isoform X1 — MTMAWKQVKEHLGVAIHNFVHGTPYAMQLTVGEMVQILEEYGDWYYGRSKFKGTCGIFPKSYIHILQQSVNMDCLIHEITNVLREWGHHWKHLYVIHSMHFRTMQQQILELIGYRSKILSGTLTVDELKDVKRLATARIDTGNQLLGMDMVVRDDQGNVLSPEETSTIQLYYHHETAAERIRKAANDTKHKPSKPQAPVYSHIFFISVRNFVCKMAEDVELLLTLYDGREMKTITENYVVSWSKEGLARDIDQLHNLRVLFTDLGSRDLTRDKVYLVCYVIRVGGMEAKDADHRRSSVAQTNQKVKNTENMRRPFGVAAMDITLYITGKLEGDSDHHHFIPFVQCCEKESLDGTLRRILSQKEINIQKSSNGNSGSSAGGQGLWASLKLLRGDPKQVRDENPHLVLGNVAIARKMGFPEVILPGDVRNDLYLTLISGEFNKGSKSTDKNVEVTVKVCNEFGVPIPGVMTLGGGASPIDEYHSVIYYHEDKPRWCETFKIAIPIEEFKQAHLKFTFKHRSSNEAKDKSEKPFALSYVKLMQRNGTTLQDIQHELLVYKLDQKKYEEIDISYLKLPSTRGELVELSLEKKPTLGTLTLSSKDSFLIATNICSTKLTQNVDLLGLLNWASHNTNLRESLIALMKVDGEEVVKFLQDVLDALFNILMSNSDSDVYDDMVFECLLYIIGLVSDRKYQHFQPVMDLYISESFSATLAYKKLISVLRKRIDNATNNDGQERDILLKTMKSLQYCMRFVVESRLLFTALNQDEEEFSQTLTELLRSIVELMRHETDSTLLVQGACLKYLPTTIPHLLRVYSGKQLSTILTDLLVTLPVGRLTKQKMMTVNDIVHSPLFLSAECRAILLPRITILVRDLLEAKEEGLSSTPGNSVAKVARLLGEKRHRLNQHRGYSEEVELCVKILSDILELTFRKDIGSTIQDVKEIMLTALRTIIQTVISMDRENPLVGNLVSVMLAIFRQMTQHHYEIYINHFGTKFDLLDFLMEILLVFKDLVSKSVFPGDWCEMIMLQNSIILKSLRYFSGTIRDYFFTDFEQQAWSNFFHCAIAFLTQPALQLETFTPSKRNRIVLRYNDMRRETAFEIRSMWFNLGQHKILFVPGLVGAILEMALIPETELRKATIPIFFDMMQCEFYSSRIVEGYGDTKRDPAHIKANFTEYENEMIAKLDILVEGGRGDEQFHLLWIQVMGNLCEKHSTMREQGLRFVDTVAKLMERLLQYRDVIHAESQEHRMLCIVNLLEFYSEINRKEMYIRYVNKLCELHLECDNYTEAAYSLKLHSQLLAWSDQPLPPLLRSHRYLACQTHRELKEALYNDMIEYFDKGKMWECALAVCKELVTQYEEETFDYLQLSVLLTRMAKFYDSIVKQLRPEPEYFRVAYYGRGHPAFLQNKVFIYRGKEYERLSDFCSRTLNQLPNAEQMNKLSPPTSEMLESNHQYVQINRVDPLMDEKRHRLSGKPITAEAVLRYHRVNDVQRFRFSRPAPKKDLTSTTANSGDKETNTVTNNEFASLWLERTVLVTSHPLPGILRCFPVTSSETYLVSPLRNAIETMEATNTTLRDLILAHRADNNIPLNPLSMKLNGILDPAVMGGIDNYEKAFLNSEYRSAHPEESSDLLKLEGLIAEQIPLLSVGVQLHKARAPPELTPFHQRLEQCFTSMRNQVEAKYGKRTCDLQIESLTQPVMMRRHQSSRGENNRLSESHIMNSDCGTHSRVSSLTRSQVATFKSLASFNFNNSTPSSGTQNVSLSRNCSIRSHILSTASLQKALGSPSPGTNKKKDSKRRSSRKSDSVASTKSDQPTSQWYTTADVPQITSSPVTPLMSSFPTTPIFELRQELTPKRPLRSEVEKERRISNRLSGQSQHYLRNINNGMDSSSLGKGNRDSIGTTDSTASEDDPPPPLPMKTREADYCNLPEELPVQHCGTGSLNNFNRSLGQWSKNKLPTPTDDLDIQTKPPTPPPKPKRPPYSLNKLILSSDIDNFSQDPSVT, encoded by the exons atgacaaTGGCATGGAAGCAAGTTAAAGAACATTTAGGAGTTG CCATACATAACTTTGTACATGGGACTCCTTATGCAATGCAATTGACTGTTGGAGAAATGGTACAGATATTAGAAGAATATGGAGATTGGTATTATGGACGTAGTAAATTTAAAGGGACATGTGGAATTTTCCCAAAATCTTATATACACATTTTACAACAATCAGTGAATATGGATTGTTTAATACATGAAATCACTAATGTTTTACGAGAATGGGGACACCATTGGAAGCATCTATATGTA ATTCACTCTATGCACTTCAGAACAATGCAACAACAGATTTTGGAGTTAATAGGATATAGAAGCAAAATTCTAAGTGGCACATTGACAGTAGATGAATTAAAGGATGTGAAAAGATTAGCAACAGCTAGAATTGATACTGGTAATCAATTATTGGGCATGGATATGGTTGTACGTGATGATCAAGGAAATGTTCTTAGTCCTGAAGAAACAAGTACAATTCAGTTATATTATCATCATGAAACAGCTGCAGAAAGAATAAGAAAGGCAGCTAATGATACAAAACATAAACCTTCAAAACCACAAGCACCAGTATACTcacatatcttttttattagTGTAAGAAACTTCGTATGTAAAATGGCAGAAGATGTAGAATTGTTATTAACTTTGTACGATGGGAGAGAAATGAAAACTATTACTGAAAATTATGTTGTGTCATGGAGCAAGGAAGGACTTGCCAGAGACATAGATCAATTACACAATCTTCGAGTTTTATTTACAGACCTTGGTTCTCGAGATTTAACTAGAGATAAAGTTTACTTAGTTTGTTATGTAATTAGAGTAGGAGGTATGGAAGCTAAAGATGCTGATCATCGACGTTCAAGTGTAGCACAAACTAATCAAAAAGTCAAAAATACTGAAAATATGAGAAGACCATTTGGTGTAGCAGCAATGGATATTACTTTATACATTACTGGTAAACTTGAGGGTGATTCAGATCATCATCATTTTATTCCGTTTGTACA ATGTTGTGAGAAAGAAAGTTTGGATGGTacattacgtagaattctttcccaaaaagaaataaatattcaaaaaagTAGTAATGGCAATAGTGGCAGCTCTGCTGGTGGTCAAGGTTTATGGGCTAGCTTAAAGTTGCTTAGGGGAGATCCAAAACAA GTACGTGATGAAAATCCACATCTAGTACTTGGTAATGTTGCTATTGCAAGAAAAATGGGATTTCCAGAAGTTATTTTACCAGGTGATGTGAGGAATGATTTGTACCTCACATTGATTAGTGGTGAATTTAATAAAGGATCAAAGTCTACAGATAAAAATGTTGAAGTTACA GTTAAAGTATGCAATGAGTTTGGTGTACCAATACCAGGAGTTATGACATTAGGTGGTGGAGCTTCACCTATTGATGAATATCATAGTGTTATTTATTATCATGAAGATAAACCTAGATGGTGTGAAACATTTAAAATTGCTATTCCAATTGAAGAATTTAAACAAGCAcatttaaaatttacatttaaacaTCGAAGTTCAAATGAAGCAAAAGATAAATCTGAAAAACCTTTTGCCTTAAGTTATGTGAAATTGATGCAGCGTAATGGAACAACATTGCAAGATATACAGCATGAGCTACTAGTTTATAAATTAGACCAAAAGAAATATGAAGAAATTGATATTTCATATTTGAAATTGCCATCTACAAGGGGTGAATTG GTTGAATTAAGTTTAGAAAAAAAACCGACATTAGGAACGCTTACTTTAAGTAGTAAAGACAGTTTTCTGATAGCGACTAATATTTGTTCAACAAAATTAACGCAAAATGTAGATTTATTAGGTTTATTGAATTGGGCATCACACAATACAAATTTAAGAGAATCTCTGATTGCTTTAATGAAAGTTGATGGTGAAGAAGTAGTGAAGTTCCTACAG gATGTTTTAGATGCTTTGTTTAACATATTAATGAGTAATTCAGATAGTGACGTTTATGATGATATGGTGTTtgaatgtttattatatattattgggCTTGTATCTGATAGAAAATACCAACATTTTCAACCAGTAATGGATTTGTATATTTCTGAGAGTTTCTCTGCAACGCTCGCATACAAAAAATTGATTAGTGTATTACGTAAACGTATAGATAATGCAACTAATAATGATGGACAAGAACGTGATATATTACTCAAGACAATGAAAAGTCTTCAATACTGCATGAGATTTGTTGTAGAATCCCGTCTTTTATTTACTGC GTTAAATCAAGATGAAGAGGAATTCTCTCAAACTTTAACAGAATTATTGAGATCTATAGTTGAACTCATGAGGCACGAAACAGATAGTACTTTATTAGTTCAAGGAGCATGCTTGAAATATTTACCAACTACTATACCCCATTTGCTACGAGTATATAGTGGCAAGCAGCTGAGCACAATTTTGACTGACTTATTAGTTACTTTACCAGTAGGAAGATTAACTAAACAGAAAATGATGACAGTGAATGATATTGTTCATAGCCCCCTTTTTTTAAGTGCAGAATGCAGAGCAATTCTGTTACCTAGAATTACTATTTTGGTTCGTGATTTATTGGAAGCTAAAGAAGAG GGGCTGTCAAGTACGCCTGGAAATAGCGTGGCGAAGGTAGCCAGGCTGCTCGGAGAAAAACGACACCGACTCAACCAGCATCGTGGCTACTCTGAAGAG GTAGAATTGTGTGTTAAGATTTTATCTGACATCCTGGAATTAACATTTAGGAAAGATATAGGAAGCACTATACAGGATGTGAAAGAAATTATGCTTACTGCTCTACGGACCATTATACAGACAGTTATATCAATGGATAGAGAAAATCCATTAGTAGGAAATTTAGTTTCAGTTATGTTAGCAATATTCAg aCAAATGACACAACATCATtacgaaatttatataaatcacTTTGGAACTAAATTTGATTTGCTTGATTTCCTCATGGAAATATTATTAGTATTTAAAGATTTAGTATCGAAAAGTGTATTTCCAGGAGATTGGTGCGAAATGATTATGCTTCAAAATAGTATAATTTTAAAGTCATTGCGTTATTTCTCGGGCACTATTAGAGATTATTTTTTTACTGATTTTGAACAGCAAGCTTGGTCCAATTTTTTTCATTGTGCAATTGCGTTTTTGACTCAGCCAGCCTTACAGTTGGAAACATTCACGCCATCAAAACGCAATCGTATTGTTTTGCGCTATAATGATATGCGAAG AGAAACAGCGTTTGAAATACGATCAATGTGGTTTAATTTAGGACAGCATAAAATATTGTTTGTTCCGGGTTTAGTTGGAGCAATATTAGAAATGGCATTAATTCCAGAAACTGAATTAAGAAAAGCTACTATTCCTATATTTTTTGATATGATGCAATGTGAATTTTATAGTTCACGTATTGTTGAAGGATATGGTGATACTAAACGTGATCCGGCTCACATAAAAGCTAATTTCACagaatatgaaaatgaaatgattGCAAAATTAGATATATTG GTTGAAGGAGGCAGGGGAGATGAACAATTTCATTTGCTTTGGATTCAAGTAATGGGTAATCTTTGTGAAAAGCACTCAACTATGCGAGAACAAGGATTACGCTTTGTTGATACAGTAGCTAAACTTATGGAACGCCTATTACAATATCGTGATGTCATACATGCAGAGTCTCAGGAACATAGAATGTTGTGTATTGTAAACTTACTAGAATTTTACTctgaaataaatagaaaagaaatgtATATTAG ATATGTAAATAAGCTTTGTGAGCTACATTTGGAGTGTGACAATTACACTGAAGCAGCATATTCTTTGAAACTTCATAGCCAATTACTAGCTTGGAGTGATCAACCATTACCGCCACTTTTAAGATCGCATAGATATTTAGCGTGTCAAACGCATCGTGAATTAAAAGAGGCATTATATAATGATATGATCGAATACTTTGATAAAGGTAAAATGTGGGAATGTGCACTTGCAGTATGTAAAGAATTAGTTACACAATACGAAGAAGAGACATTTGATTATTTACAACTTTCTGTATTATTGACGCGCATGGCAAAGTTTTACGACTCAATAGTAAAACAACTAAGGCCTGAGCCTGAATATTTTAGAGTTGCGTATTATGGACGTGGTCACCCGGCATTTTTACAAAATAAG GTATTTATTTATCGTGGAAAAGAGTATGAGCGTCTCAGTGATTTTTGTTCACGAACATTAAATCAGTTACCAAATGCAGAACAAATGAACAAATTGTCTCCTCCTACTTCGGAAATGCTAGAATCCAATCATCAATACGTCCAAATTAATAGGGTAGATCCATTAATGGATGAAAAGAGGCATCGTCTTAGTGGGAAACCTATAACGGCAGAAGCAGTTTTGAG ATATCATCGAGTGAACGACGTTCAACGTTTTCGATTTTCAAGACCAGCACCAAAGAAAGATTTAACCTCTACTACTGCAAATTCTGGTGATAAAGAAACGAATACTGTTACCAATAACGAGTTTGCTTCACTATGGTTAGAAAGAACAGTACTCGTTACGAGTCATCCTTTGCCAGGCATTCTTAGATGCTTTCCTGTTACATCTAGTGAAACCTATTTAGTTAGTCCTCTTCGCAATGCAATTGAAACAATGGAAGCTACAAATACTACATTAAGAGATTTAATCTTAGCACACAGAGCTGATAATAATATTCCGCTAAATCCGCTTAGTATGAAACTAAATGGTATATTAGATCCAGCGGTAATGGGTGGTATAGATAATTATGAGAAAGCGTTCCTTAATTCTGAATATCGCAGTGCTCATCCAGAAGAAAGTTCCGATCTTTTGAAACTAGAGGGGTTAATCGCTGAACAAATTCCATTACTGAGTGTTGGTGTCCAATTACATAAAGCACGTGCTCCGCCTGAATTGACTCCGTTTCATCAACGTTTGGAGCAATGTTTTACATCAATGCGGAATCAAGTAGAGGCGAAATATGGGAAAAGG ACATGCGATCTACAAATTGAAAGCTTAACTCAACCTGTTATGATGAGAAGACATCAAAGTTCGAGAGGCGAGAATAATCGATTATCTGAATCACATATTATGAATTCAGA CTGTGGAACTCACTCCAGGGTATCCTCTCTTACAAGATCCCAAGTTGCAACATTCAAGTCGCTCGCCTCATTCAATTTTAACAACAGTACACCTTCATCTGGTACTCAAAACGTCAGTTTGTCAAG GAATTGTTCAATACGTTCACACATATTATCAACTGCATCTCTACAAAAGGCATTAGGAAGTCCAAGTCCAGggacaaataaaaagaaagattcaAAACGAAGAAGTTCACGCAAGAGTGATTCAGTTGCATCAACAAAAAGTGATCAGCCGACGAGTCAGTGGTATACTACAGCAGATGTACCACAAATTACGTCGTCCCCTGTCACTCCATTAATGTCCAGTTTTCCTACTACTCCAATATTCGAACTTCGTCAAGAG CTAACACCTAAACGTCCTTTGAGGTCGGAAgtagaaaaggaaagaagaataaGTAATCGTTTATCTGGGCAATCTCAACATTATTTAAGGAACATAAACAATGGAATGGATTCAAGTAGTTTAGGGAAAGGAAATAGAGATAGTATTGGTACTACAGACAGTACAGCGTCTGAAGATGACCCGCCACCACCCTTACCTATGAAAACACGGGAGGCTGATTATTGTAATCTTCCAGAAGAATTGCCTGTTCAGCATTGTGGAACAGGTAGTCTAAATAACTTTAATCGATCTTTAGGACAATGGTCAAAAAACAAACTTCCAACCCCTACAGACGATCTTGACATTCAAACAAAGCCACCCACTCCACCTCCGAAGCCAAAAAGGCCGCCTTATAGCTTAAACAAACTTATTCTTTCTTCAGATATAGATAATTTTAGTCAAGACCCATCCGTAACTTGA